One Paenibacillus sp. FSL H7-0737 DNA segment encodes these proteins:
- a CDS encoding PdaC/SigV domain-containing protein, with product MVNISKETVRKWGIGLMSAGLLLGGGLLPSNKGYAASDQTKSKAIAASIALKANGVISQQTGVLQEGKVWIPITFMRDVLQLPLTYDKKENAYTIGKGTTKAKLLLSSYGTSIWVNNYYIREYEGKLINNRLYVPSGLLNDYLGYKVDWSRGSSRLNVVNRSQNALIVTTETYAKDRKEALIQLDYPKFSGLSNSNAQQAMNDILKESAMKFAAGAEKDISNRSGSEPKYTYDIDYVVTYNQNGVISLVMSQYSDTGGAHGMTNREAFTFSLKDGKRLLLGDLFGANPNYKKELNAKLNKLVKSEESYLGGFNGLNTEKYFYLKDDQVVLFFQLYEYTAYAAGFPEYIFTFKELLPEGGSPFAAVK from the coding sequence ATGGTGAATATCTCAAAAGAAACAGTACGCAAATGGGGCATAGGTTTGATGTCGGCGGGATTATTGCTTGGTGGAGGATTGCTGCCTAGTAATAAGGGTTATGCAGCGTCTGATCAGACGAAGAGCAAGGCTATTGCTGCAAGTATAGCTTTAAAGGCGAACGGGGTAATTTCTCAGCAGACAGGTGTTTTGCAGGAAGGGAAGGTCTGGATTCCGATTACCTTTATGCGTGATGTGCTGCAATTACCTCTAACTTATGATAAAAAAGAAAATGCATACACGATCGGAAAGGGAACGACTAAGGCCAAGTTGCTGTTATCTAGCTATGGTACTTCAATTTGGGTGAATAATTATTACATTCGAGAGTATGAAGGAAAGCTAATAAACAACCGGCTCTATGTTCCATCCGGTCTGTTAAATGATTATTTGGGCTATAAAGTGGATTGGAGTCGGGGCTCTAGTAGGTTGAATGTGGTGAATAGATCACAGAATGCGTTGATAGTAACCACGGAGACCTATGCTAAGGATCGGAAAGAGGCTTTGATCCAGCTTGATTATCCGAAGTTTAGTGGATTAAGCAATTCCAATGCACAGCAGGCCATGAATGATATTTTGAAAGAAAGTGCCATGAAATTTGCTGCAGGCGCAGAGAAGGATATCTCGAATCGATCCGGGTCAGAGCCTAAGTATACCTATGATATAGATTATGTGGTGACCTACAATCAGAATGGTGTGATCAGTTTGGTAATGTCACAGTATAGCGATACGGGCGGCGCTCATGGCATGACCAACCGGGAGGCTTTTACCTTTTCGCTCAAGGATGGCAAGCGTCTACTATTGGGCGACCTGTTTGGAGCCAATCCAAACTACAAAAAAGAGTTGAACGCTAAGCTGAACAAGCTAGTAAAATCGGAGGAAAGCTATTTGGGAGGATTCAACGGATTGAATACGGAAAAGTATTTTTATCTGAAGGATGATCAGGTCGTTCTGTTCTTCCAATTGTATGAATACACAGCTTATGCTGCGGGGTTCCCCGAATACATCTTTACTTTCAAAGAACTGTTGCCGGAAGGCGGTAGCCCATTTGCTGCTGTAAAATAA